A single genomic interval of Osmia lignaria lignaria isolate PbOS001 chromosome 9, iyOsmLign1, whole genome shotgun sequence harbors:
- the LOC117605150 gene encoding rho guanine nucleotide exchange factor 10 isoform X6 yields the protein METVGQTHRQHPSLEATRSNTSTQSARSEDSWCSASDHDLSSDDESEKSNISIKSNCQLRNTLHKARTLCDKWRSQNMRVNNADPLDSPGNHGRLSRWFSIRRGSTQQYDVDSSDTVSLTSPIKTPQMPQLCEVEEENSAIVQFQCMQQRRQTPPALPPTPPNLTPQQLKRRHIVAAIVHSENSYVSTLQRLVNDYKKPLEESSPPILSQAKIATLFHRLPEILQCHTLFRIALAECVRSWDKDEKLGDVFVASFSKAIVLDIYSGFINNFSVAMDLAKQESKRKTALADFFKVKQISAHDRLSFFGLMVKPVQRFPQFILFLQDLLKHTPQGHHDRMSLQLALTQLESLAEMLNERKREAEQFQAFKEMLRHVSGKLSHRPLSSSSRYLIREDNVTQLEFNQNGMITKSKRRRLLLLNDLVVCVSVTPRSTEDFSGSERLTLKWTYPVSDIEIQDTSTSPTLSRLLTAGLNKGGSLKSDKSGEGGQAGADNLCVEMNDLMHDYEVMSRISDLVAQLKGKYEGMTLEKTKQILQSIQLSIQQKDEDMVWADSCCLQLVTKQGQMYTFQTENPLVKKDWITELRLAQLALDPNNSPSWEVPEQEQRPSTKMPLFVSSQQVYHSQHQTEVRCGCYYTTQNSRPTRRRGRSQSYLWICTGDGISSHITVFGQSTTASTTLLKQVTAFDLVETRVAAIEFIKGVSSDPLSLANDLVWMGTDSRKIIIYAASEPEKQEQLGNYSVSGPVIQIKHHCDNVFVALGIGLLLLFKRQADGTWNLRDPFVISLGSEPVSCLMPINTSVYAACGKKVWVLHGVNGDITKSFSVQHEHVGSVKLMAHSGVGLWVALKNSSTVCLYHTETFKHLQDINIASNVLRVTRSNNATNSCGDNLNNNQTTVTVTALLACKGLLWVGTNVGISLTIPLPRLEGVPIISGRVNISYHAHFGPITFLLAIQNPKNTINCPTATEEINDEETVQLRSKETENSRSTRDRASLDSSMSNSIIKLKQQLAGSPVMLRRKRSKEYEYKGSKTLPRGLGSGGGFLSSSMSGSQSSGENCDVYGLYGELMYVKDYENENSSGIDPIYESLRRSEPELAAIPNKVSTLDRRLKMKITRPRSLDLSNWSVDSHASSLYTSSGSEENISLKTGKLSRNSSTASRNGPYETTTPNSSIVQSVPEAIPPPNNLKPNGKKINKTLQQVEQPKRTVLTLMGGRGYINWRQLNAQSVPDKASKSGYTFKDPNSNDAHIVLWEMKL from the exons ATGGAAACTGTCGGCCAAACGCACAGACAGCATCCTTCGTTGGAGGCAACCAGGTCGAACACTTCCACGCAATCGGCTAGAAGCGAGGACTCTTGGTGCTCGGCGTCGGATCATGACCTCTCTTCGGACGATGAAAGCGAGAAGAGTAATATCAGTATTAA AAGTAATTGCCAATTGAGAAACACGTTGCACAAGGCGAGGACGTTGTGCGACAAGTGGAGGTCGCAGAATATGCGAGTGAACAATGCTGACCCATTGGATTCGCCCGGGAACCATGGAAGACTATCCAGATGGTTTAGCATTCGAAGAGGATCAACTCAGCAATACGATGTTGATTCCTCTGATACTGTTTCTCTCACAAGTCCCATCAAAACCCCTCAAATGCCGCAACTATGCGAG GTCGAAGAAGAGAACAGCGCGATTGTGCAGTTCCAGTGTATGCAACAACGCAGACAAACGCCGCCTGCTCTTCCACCGACACCTCCGAATTTAACTCCTCAACAGCTGAAACGTCGACACATAGTAGCCGCTATAGTACACTCCGAGAACAGTTACGTGTCCACGTTGCAGAGGCTAGTAAAT GATTACAAGAAACCTTTGGAGGAGTCCTCGCCGCCTATATTGAGTCAGGCGAAAATAGCGACTTTGTTTCATAGATTGCCTGAGATTCTGCAATGCCATACGTTGTTCAGAATCGCGTTAGCGGAATGCGTTCGTTCATGGGACAAAGATGAAAAGTTAGGAGACGTATTTGTAGCGAGTTTCAGTAAAGCTATCGTTCTCGACATTTATAGCgggtttataaataatttttcagtagCTATGGACTTGGCTAAGCAAGAATCAAAAAGAAAGACTGCACTTGCTGATTTTTTCAAG GTTAAACAAATAAGCGCACACGATAGGCTGTCATTTTTCGGATTAATGGTTAAACCCGTACAGAGGTTTCCACAATTTATATTGTTCTTGCAA GACTTATTGAAACATACGCCCCAAGGACATCACGATAGAATGTCGTTACAATTAGCGTTGACCCAATTAGAGAGCCTGGCGGAAATGTTGAACGAAAGGAAACGAGAAGCTGAACAGTTTCAAGCGTTTAAAGAAATGTTACGACACGTGTCTGGTAAATTATCTCATCGTCCTCTCTCGTCTTCGTCCAGGTATCTTATTAGAGAAGATAACGTCACGCAACTG GAGTTTAATCAAAATGGCATGATAACTAAATCCAAGAGAAGAAGGTTATTGTTGTTAAACGATCTCGTAGTATGCGTTTCCGTAACCCCACGGTCCACAGAGGACTTCAGTGGAAGCGAGAGATTAACCTTAAAATGGACGTATCCTGTATCAGATATAGAG ATTCAGGATACAAGTACTTCGCCAACGCTAAGCCGCTTATTGACTGCCGGCTTGAACAAAGGTGGCAGCCTGAAGTCCGACAAAAGCGGAGAGGGTGGACAAGCGGGTGCGGATAATCTCTGTGTAGAAATGAACGATTTAATGCACGATTACGAGGTGATGTCTAGGATAAGTGATTTAGTTGCACAACTAAAGGGTAAATACGAG GGAATGACGCTTGAGAAAACTAAGCAAATCTTACAGTCTATACAACTTTCGATCCAACAAAAAGACGAGGATATGGTTTGGGCAGATAGTTGTTGTTTACAGTTAGTAACGAAACAAGGCCAGATGTACACGTTCCAAACCGAGAATCCTCTAGTAAAAAAAGACTGGATAACAGAACTTAGGTTAGCCCAACTAGCCTTAGATCCGAACAATTCTCCTTCTTGGGAAGTACCTGAACAAGAACAAAGACCATCCACGAAAATGCCACTTTTCGTTAGCTCGCAACAAGTGTATCATTCGCAACATCAAACAGAA GTACGTTGCGGTTGCTACTATACGACGCAAAATTCTCGACCCACCAGGCGTCGTGGCAGAAGTCAAAGTTACTTGTGGATATGTACAGGAGACGGTATATCCAGTCATATAACAGTATTCGGTCAATCAACAACAGCATCGACGACTTTACTGAAACAGGTCACCGCTTTCGATTTAGTAGAAACTAGAGTGGCTGCTATAGAATTTATAAAGGGTGTGTCGTCTGATCCGTTATCGTTGGCGAACGATCTCGTCTGGATGGGCACAGATTCTCGGAAAATAATCATTTACGCCGCCTCGGAGCCAGAGAAACAAGAACAGCTAGGAAACTACTCCGTATCCGGCCCGGTGATACAGATCAAGCATCACTGCGACAATGTTTTTGTCGCGTTGGGTATTGGTCTGCTTCTTTTGTTCAAGAGACAAGCGGACGGCACTTGGAACCTCAGAGATCCATTCGTAATATCCCTGGGCAGCGAACCGGTCTCGTGTTTGATGCCAATCAATACATCGGTGTATGCTGCCTGTGGTAAGAAAGTTTGGGTACTTCATGGGGTGAATGGTGACATTACAAAGAGTTTCAGCGTGCAACACGAACATGTTGGTAGCGTGAAACTGATGGCTCATTCCGGAGTTGGGCTTTGGGTTGCTCTGAAAAATTCCAGCACCGTCTGCCTGTATCACACGGAAACGTTTAAACATTTACAGGACATCAACATAGCGTCCAATGTACTGAGAGTGACGAGATCGAATAACGCTACGAATTCATGCGGCGACAACTTAAATAACAATCAGACCACTGTCACGGTGACAGCACTGTTGGCGTGCAAAGGGCTTCTCTGGGTTGGTACTAACGTAGGCATAAGTTTGACGATTCCTCTCCCCCGATTAGAAGGAGTGCCCATCATCAGCGGCCGtgtaaatatttcttatcaCGCCCATTTCGGTCCTATTACTTTTCTCCTTGCTATTCAAAATCCTAAGAACACGATAAACTGTCCAACCGCTACGGAAGAGATCAATGACGAGGAAACTGTGCAATTGAGGTCGAAGGAAACAGAGAACAGTAGAAGTACCAGGGATCGAGCGAGCTTGGATTCTTCCATGTcaaatagtattattaaatTGAAGCAACAACTGGCAGGCAGCCCGGTAATGTTAAGacggaaacgaagcaaggaGTACGAATACAAAGGTTCGAAAACGCTCCCAAGAGGTCTCGGTTCTGGTGGAGGTTTTCTCTCGAGCTCGATGTCCGGATCACAGAGCTCCGGGGAGAATTGCGACGTTTACGGTTTATACGGTGAACTGATGTACGTAAAAGATTACGAGAACGAGAACAGCTCCGGTATCGATCCGATCTATGAATCCTTGAGAAGAAGCGAGCCAGAATTGGCAGCCATACCAAATAAAGTTAGTACCTTAGATCGTAGATTGAAGATGAAGATTACAAGACCAAGGTCCTTGGATTTATCGAATTGGTCTGTCGATTCTCACGCCAGTTCTCTGTACACGTCGTCAGGTTCcgaagaaaatatttctctGAAAACTGGGAAATTGTCACGGAACAGTAGCACAGCTAGTCGAAATGGCCCATACGAAACGACCACCCCTAACAGTAGTATAGTACAATCGGTACCGGAAGCGATACCGCCGCCTAATAATCTGAAACCAAATGGCAAAAAGATCAATAAGACATTGCAGCAGGTAGAGCAACCTAAACGGACTGTTCTGACGTTGATGGGTGGTCGTGGTTACATCAATTGGAGACAACTGAACGCGCAGTCCGTCCCCGACAAGGCCTCTAAATCGGGTTACACTTTCAAAGATCCCAACAGCAACGATGCTCATATCGTGCTTTGGGAGATGAAATTATGA